Proteins from a single region of Mus pahari chromosome 2, PAHARI_EIJ_v1.1, whole genome shotgun sequence:
- the Ndufb2 gene encoding NADH dehydrogenase [ubiquinone] 1 beta subcomplex subunit 2, mitochondrial, producing MSALTRLVPFGRVGGRLLRGCRARAAGDGGVRHAGGGVHIQPRYREFPQLTRSQVIQGEFLSSLMWFWILWRFWHDSDAVLGHFSYPDPSQWTDEELGIPPDDED from the exons ATGTCTGCTCTGACCCGCCTGGTACCTTTCGGTCGCGTTGGAGGCCGTCTGCTCCGAGGCTGCCGCGCGCGGGCGGCTGGAGACGGTGGAGTCCGTCA TGCTGGCGGTGGTGTGCATATTCAGCCCCGGTACCGGGAGTTTCCCCAGCTTACCCGGTCCCAGGTGATCCAGGGCGAGTTCTTAAGCTCACTCATGTGGTTCTGGATTCTTTGGCGCTTTTGGCATGACTCGGATGCGGTGCTG GGTCACTTTTCATATCCAGATCCTTCACAGTGGACAGATGAAGAACTGGGAATCCCTCCTGATGATGAGGACTGA
- the Adck2 gene encoding uncharacterized aarF domain-containing protein kinase 2: MVTPWRLSVRVYLSHLRCFEFRKELGLSRPLGCSRSARLCWFLLGTLPKFISAHGSVGEGASGSLCQRKTHWSDLTENGLVEKVAQEGPLARVLLCLRLGLRAGVLLAKFFPLLFLYPLTYLAPGLSTLWLHLLFKATETSGPTYIKLGQWASTRRDLFSEAFCTQFSKLHVQVTPHPWARTEYLLQQAFGVDWGSLLFFETLEPVGSGCVAQVYKAFASISLLEKDRIWRLGALSAPGTRAVMMQREPFMKDWRPSENLADETFLQKLLLPKADLGRSEVGVSQAPGHPPKSDHLIPVAVKVLHPGLLSQVSMDLLLMKIGSKALGLLPGVKWLSLPEIVEEFEKLMVQQTDLRYEAQNLEHFQHNFQDMASVKFPTPLHPLITRDILVETYEESVPVSSYQQAGIPTDLKRKIAQLGINMLLKMIFVDNFVHGDLHPGNILVQGADGVSPSLEMQQQQVNVCDTLVATIAPALCPLRLVLLDAGIVAKLQASDLRNFRAVFQAVVMGQGHRVAELMLHHAQANECKDVERFKAEMATLVTQARKNIVTLEKLHVSSLLASVFKLLMTHKVKLESNFASIVVAIMVLEGLGRSLDPTLDILEAAKPFLFKGPASFL, from the exons ATGGTGACCCCCTGGCGTTTGTCTGTCAGGGTCTACTTGTCACACTTAAGATGCTTTGAGTTCAGAAAGGAACTTGGGCTTTCCAGACCCCTGGGATGCTCTCGCAGCGCCAGACTATGTTGGTTTCTGCTAGGTACTTTGCCCAAATTCATCTCAGCCCATGGCAGTGTTGGGGAGGGGGCGTCTGGCAGCTTGTGCCAGAGAAAGACTCACTGGAGTGACCTGACGGAAAATGGACTAGTGGAGAAGGTGGCCCAAGAAGGGCCTCTGGCCCGCGTCTTACTGTGTCTCCGCCTAGGGCTCCGCGCTGGTGTGCTCTTGGCGAaattcttccccctcctcttcttgtACCCTCTCACCTACCTGGCCCCTGGCCTCTCCACCCTCTGGCTCCATCTGCTTTTCAAAGCTACAGAGACCTCAGGCCCAACATATATCAAATTGGGCCAATGGGCCAGCACCCGGCGCGACCTTTTTTCAGAGGCTTTCTGTACCCAGTTCTCCAAGCTGCATGTCCAGGTGACCCCCCACCCTTGGGCAAGGACGGAATACTTACTCCAGCAGGCATTTGGGGTCGACTGGGGCAGCCTTCTCTTTTTCGAGACCCTGGAACCTGTAGGTTCAGGTTGTGTGGCCCAAGTGTACAAAGCATTCGCTAGTATTTCCTTGCTGGAGAAAGACAGAATCTGGAGACTTGGGGCGCTCTCTGCCCCAGGAACCAGGGCCGTCATGATGCAGAGAGAGCCCTTTATGAAAGACTGGAGGCCTTCAGAAAACCTTGCCGACGAAACATTTCTACAAAAGCTGCTTCTTCCTAAAGCTGACCTTGGTAGGTCAGAAGTGGGTGTGTCTCAGGCTCCTGGGCATCCGCCTAAGTCAGACCATCTCATCCCAGTGGCAGTGAAA GTGCTACACCCAGGCTTGCTCTCTCAGGTGTCCATGGACTTACTGCTGATGAAGATTGGCAGCAAAGCCCTGGGGCTTTTACCCGGAGTCAAATGGCTTAGCTTGCCGGAGATCGTGGAGGAATTCGAGAAGCTCATGGTCCAACAG ACAGACCTGCGCTATGAAGCTCAGAATCTAGAACATTTTCAGCACAACTTCCAGGACATGGCATCTGTGAAATTCCCCACCCCGCTGCACCCCCTCATCACTAGGGATATACTGGTGGAAACGTATGAA GAGAGTGTTCCAGTGTCCAGCTACCAGCAGGCAGGAATTCCCACCGATCTGAAGAGGAAGATTGCACAGCTGGGGATCAACATGCTGTTGAAGATG ATATTTGTGGATAACTTCGTGCATGGAGACCTACACCCTGGAAACATCCTGGTCCAGGGTGCTGATGGAGTGTCCCCAAGCCTGGAGATGCAACAGCAGCAGGTGAATGTCTGTGACACACTGGTGGCTACCATAGCACCTGCCCTGTGCCCACTGCGCCTGGTGTTATTGGATGCTGGCATTGTGGCAAAATTGCAGGCTTCTGACCTGAGGAATTTCCGGGCAGTTTTCCAGGCTGTAGTGATGGGGCAG GGCCACAGAGTGGCTGAGCTCATGCTGCATCATGCCCAGGCCAATGAGTGCAAGGATGTGGAAAGGTTCAAGGCTGAGATGGCTACACTGGTGACCCAGGCCAGGAAGAACATCGTCACACTGGAAAAG CTTCATGTTTCCAGCCTCCTAGCCAGTGTCTTTAAGCTACTGATGACCCATAAG GTAAAGCTGGAGAGCAACTTCGCCTCCATTGTGGTTGCCATCATGGTGCTGGAGGGGCTTGGCCGCTCACTGGACCCCACGCTGGACATCCTAGAGGCAGCAAAGCCCTTCCTCTTCAAAGGGCCAGCGTCCTTCCTGTGA